In Buchnera aphidicola (Lipaphis pseudobrassicae), a genomic segment contains:
- a CDS encoding MIP/aquaporin family protein: MNCYKKKTIIKQCIVEFFGTGLIIFFGTGCLAASKLTNINFDQFEISCIWGLGVSISIYFSSAISGAHLNPAITIFFWLSSRFNKKKVIPYIISQILGAFFFTMLIYCLYYNLLISFEKKNNIIRGTQASINLASIFCTYPNYNNSFIQNFITEIFTTALFMIILLQFNQKKNNYFFKCNSITPMLIGILVFMINITMSPLNNISLNPARDLGPKIFLSITGWGVFSFTGGNNCLHFLIPTVGPILGINLGGWIYTILIDNYSLNKK, translated from the coding sequence ATGAATTGTTACAAGAAAAAAACTATCATAAAACAATGCATTGTTGAATTTTTTGGAACAGGTTTAATAATATTTTTTGGAACAGGTTGTCTAGCAGCTTCAAAATTAACTAATATTAACTTTGATCAATTTGAAATCAGTTGTATTTGGGGATTAGGGGTATCTATATCAATTTATTTTAGTTCTGCAATATCTGGAGCACACTTAAATCCTGCCATTACTATTTTTTTTTGGTTATCTTCTAGATTTAATAAAAAAAAAGTAATTCCATATATTATATCTCAAATTTTAGGTGCTTTTTTTTTTACGATGTTAATATATTGCCTTTATTATAATTTATTAATTTCGTTTGAAAAAAAGAATAATATCATAAGAGGTACTCAAGCAAGTATTAATTTAGCTTCTATTTTTTGCACTTATCCTAACTATAATAATAGTTTTATTCAAAATTTTATAACAGAAATATTTACGACAGCTCTTTTTATGATAATTTTATTACAGTTTAATCAAAAGAAAAATAATTATTTTTTTAAATGTAATTCTATAACTCCCATGCTTATAGGAATACTAGTATTTATGATTAATATTACTATGAGTCCTTTGAATAATATTAGTTTAAATCCAGCTCGAGATTTGGGTCCTAAAATTTTCTTAAGTATTACTGGATGGGGAGTTTTTTCTTTTACTGGAGGTAATAACTGTTTGCATTTTTTAATTCCTACTGTCGGTCCAATTTTAGGCATAAATTTAGGTGGTTGGATATATACGATATTGATTGATAATTATTCTTTGAATAAAAAATAA
- the pfkA gene encoding 6-phosphofructokinase has translation MVKRIGVLTSGGDAPGMNAAIRGVVRTALSKKLEVFGIYDGYLGLYENRMINLDRYSVSDMINKGGTFLGSARFSNFYQKEVRTIAIKNLKNRNIDGLVVIGGDGSYIGAMKLTEMGIPCIGIPGTIDNDVAGTDYTIGYFTALQTVVEAIDRLRDTSSSHQRISIVEVMGRYCGDLTLAAAIAGGCEFIVLPEICYTQEELLIEIKAGIKKGKKHAIVAITEYICDVEQLARYIEKQTNRETRATILGHIQRGGAPVAYDRILASRMGAYAVELLENGHFGKCVGVQNEKMIFNDITDALKNMKRIFKKDWLVTAKKLY, from the coding sequence ATGGTTAAAAGAATTGGAGTCTTGACTAGTGGTGGAGATGCTCCAGGTATGAATGCTGCAATTAGAGGAGTTGTAAGAACAGCACTTAGTAAAAAATTAGAAGTTTTTGGAATTTATGATGGTTACTTAGGTTTATATGAAAACCGTATGATAAATCTAGATAGATATAGTGTATCTGATATGATTAATAAAGGTGGAACATTTCTAGGTTCAGCCAGATTTTCTAATTTTTATCAAAAAGAAGTACGTACTATTGCAATTAAAAATCTTAAAAATAGAAATATAGATGGTCTTGTTGTTATTGGTGGAGATGGATCTTATATAGGAGCAATGAAATTAACAGAAATGGGTATTCCATGTATTGGAATTCCAGGAACTATAGATAATGATGTTGCAGGTACTGATTATACAATAGGTTATTTTACAGCTTTACAAACAGTTGTAGAAGCTATTGATCGATTAAGAGATACTTCGTCTTCTCATCAACGTATTTCTATTGTAGAAGTAATGGGTCGATATTGTGGTGATTTAACATTAGCGGCAGCTATTGCTGGAGGCTGCGAATTTATTGTACTTCCAGAAATTTGCTATACACAAGAAGAACTACTTATTGAAATAAAAGCTGGTATTAAAAAGGGGAAAAAACATGCCATTGTGGCAATAACGGAATATATTTGCGATGTAGAACAATTAGCTAGATATATTGAAAAGCAAACTAATCGAGAAACTAGAGCAACAATTCTAGGACATATCCAAAGAGGAGGCGCACCAGTTGCATATGATCGTATTTTAGCATCAAGAATGGGGGCATATGCAGTTGAATTATTAGAAAATGGACATTTTGGTAAATGTGTTGGAGTGCAAAATGAAAAAATGATATTTAATGATATAACAGATGCACTAAAAAATATGAAACGTATTTTTAAGAAAGATTGGTTAGTTACTGCTAAAAAATTATACTAA
- the rpsA gene encoding 30S ribosomal protein S1, whose translation MNESFAQLFEESLKEIKTRPGSIIRGTIISIEKDIVLVDAGLKSESAIPIEQFKNSQGLLDINVGDKIDVALDAIEDGFGETLLSREKAKRHEAWLVLEQAHDKSETVTGIINGKVKGGFTVELNDIRAFLPGSLVDVRPVRETIHLEGKELEFKVIKLDQKRNNVVVSRRAVIESENSAERDQLLENLQEGIHIKGIVKNLTDYGAFVDLGGVDGLLHITDMAWKRVKHPSEIVNIGDEIDVKILKFDRERTRVSLGLKQLGKDPWIEISQRYPEGTKLSGRVTNLTDYGCFVEIQEGVEGLVHVSEMDWTNKNIHPSKVVSVNDIVEVMVLDIDEERRRISLGLKQCKVNPWKEFSETHKKGVHVIGRIKSITDFGIFIGLNGGIDGLVHLSDISWNNSGEEEVKKYKKGDEISAVVLQVDAERERISLGIKQLEEDPFNVYISNYKKGSIITGIIKSFDKKSIIVKLSENIEGIVKFSDIAFLEPKEIINKFKINDEILVKLHSFDRKIKIIYLTMHIVNENEKKESINIVNKKTNDDAFSNVMKEAFKAAKNTE comes from the coding sequence ATGAATGAATCTTTTGCTCAATTATTTGAAGAATCACTAAAAGAAATTAAAACTCGTCCCGGTTCGATTATTCGCGGTACTATCATTTCTATAGAAAAAGATATTGTCCTAGTAGATGCAGGACTGAAATCTGAATCTGCAATTCCCATTGAACAATTCAAAAATTCTCAAGGTTTACTAGACATTAATGTAGGTGACAAAATTGATGTAGCCTTAGATGCTATTGAAGATGGATTTGGTGAAACATTATTATCTCGTGAAAAAGCAAAACGTCATGAAGCGTGGTTAGTATTAGAACAAGCTCATGATAAATCAGAAACAGTAACTGGTATTATTAATGGTAAAGTAAAAGGTGGATTTACTGTTGAACTAAATGACATACGTGCATTTTTACCGGGTTCATTAGTAGATGTTCGTCCAGTTCGAGAAACAATTCACTTAGAAGGAAAAGAGCTAGAATTTAAAGTAATTAAATTAGATCAAAAACGTAATAATGTTGTTGTTTCCCGTCGAGCAGTTATTGAATCGGAAAATAGTGCTGAAAGAGACCAACTTTTAGAAAACTTACAAGAAGGAATACATATTAAAGGAATCGTGAAAAATTTAACAGATTATGGAGCATTTGTAGATTTAGGTGGTGTAGATGGTCTTTTACATATTACTGATATGGCATGGAAAAGAGTAAAACATCCCAGTGAAATAGTCAACATTGGTGATGAAATTGATGTAAAAATTTTAAAGTTTGACAGAGAAAGAACGCGTGTATCACTAGGACTAAAACAATTAGGAAAAGATCCTTGGATAGAAATTTCTCAACGTTATCCAGAGGGAACGAAATTAAGTGGACGCGTAACAAATTTAACCGATTATGGATGCTTTGTAGAAATACAAGAAGGTGTGGAAGGTTTAGTTCATGTTTCTGAAATGGACTGGACTAACAAAAATATTCATCCATCTAAAGTAGTATCGGTCAACGATATAGTTGAAGTAATGGTTTTAGATATTGATGAAGAGCGTAGACGTATTTCTCTAGGTTTAAAACAATGTAAAGTAAATCCATGGAAAGAATTCTCTGAAACTCATAAAAAAGGTGTTCATGTTATCGGTAGAATTAAATCTATTACAGATTTCGGTATTTTTATTGGTTTAAATGGTGGTATTGATGGACTGGTACATTTATCTGATATTTCTTGGAACAATTCTGGTGAAGAAGAAGTTAAAAAATACAAAAAAGGCGATGAAATTTCCGCTGTTGTTCTTCAAGTAGATGCTGAAAGAGAACGGATATCTTTAGGGATTAAACAATTAGAAGAAGATCCCTTCAACGTATATATTTCTAACTATAAAAAAGGTTCAATTATTACTGGAATAATTAAATCTTTTGACAAAAAAAGTATAATAGTAAAGTTATCAGAAAATATAGAAGGAATTGTAAAATTTTCTGATATTGCTTTTCTAGAACCTAAAGAAATTATAAATAAATTCAAAATTAATGATGAAATTTTAGTTAAATTACATAGTTTTGATCGTAAAATTAAAATTATTTATCTTACAATGCATATTGTAAATGAAAACGAAAAAAAAGAATCAATTAATATAGTAAATAAAAAAACAAATGATGATGCATTTTCTAATGTAATGAAAGAAGCTTTCAAGGCAGCTAAAAATACAGAGTAA
- the gpmA gene encoding 2,3-diphosphoglycerate-dependent phosphoglycerate mutase: MTINKIVLLRHGQSEWNELNKFTGWHDAKLSKKGKNEAKNAALLLKKKKFSFDYAYTSVLKRAIHTLGYILDKLDQNWLPVKKSWRLNERHYGALEGLNKNEVIEKYGEKKVMLWRRSFNITPPIINIQDLRFPGNDIRYSNLNIKKIPLGESLETTAKRVIPYWEKTIYPELKKNKKILIVAHGNSLRALIQYLYKIDNNKILSLDIPTATPIIFDFDENHIPINWYYLT; this comes from the coding sequence ATGACAATTAATAAAATAGTATTATTGAGACATGGTCAAAGTGAATGGAATGAACTAAATAAATTTACTGGATGGCATGATGCAAAATTAAGTAAAAAAGGAAAAAATGAAGCTAAGAATGCTGCTTTATTACTAAAAAAAAAGAAATTTTCTTTTGATTATGCTTATACATCTGTATTAAAAAGAGCAATACATACCTTAGGATATATTTTAGATAAATTAGATCAAAATTGGTTGCCAGTAAAAAAATCGTGGCGCTTAAATGAAAGACATTATGGAGCATTAGAAGGATTAAATAAAAATGAAGTTATCGAAAAATATGGAGAAAAAAAAGTTATGTTATGGAGAAGAAGTTTTAATATTACTCCTCCTATAATTAATATACAAGATTTACGTTTTCCAGGAAATGATATACGATATTCTAATTTAAATATAAAAAAAATACCATTAGGTGAAAGTTTAGAAACAACTGCAAAAAGAGTAATTCCTTATTGGGAAAAAACTATTTATCCTGAGTTAAAAAAAAATAAAAAAATACTTATTGTTGCTCATGGAAATTCTTTACGAGCATTAATACAATATTTGTATAAAATAGATAATAACAAGATATTAAGTTTAGATATTCCAACTGCAACACCTATTATTTTTGATTTTGACGAGAATCATATTCCTATAAACTGGTACTATTTAACATAA
- the cmk gene encoding (d)CMP kinase: MKNTIPVITIDGPSGVGKSTIANIIANKLKWSLLESGKIYRLLAYLVLNKKISIFEQKIIPIIKDLDVLLNNKIKLNNKLIKCEKISKIASKLALYPKIREILLTKQRSFRLFPGLVAEGRDMGTIVFPDAKLKFFLDASLNIRVNRRLLELNKNGNCINFKKLFIKMNNRDKQDQNRLISPLCIPKNAIILNSTYMNLSQVVTIFMQYIVKHIKI, encoded by the coding sequence ATGAAAAATACAATTCCTGTAATTACTATTGATGGTCCTAGTGGTGTTGGTAAAAGTACTATAGCTAACATAATAGCAAATAAATTAAAATGGTCACTTTTAGAATCTGGTAAAATTTATCGATTACTAGCATATTTAGTTTTAAATAAAAAAATATCTATTTTTGAACAGAAAATAATTCCTATTATTAAAGATTTAGATGTTTTATTAAACAATAAAATAAAATTGAACAACAAATTAATAAAATGCGAAAAAATTAGTAAAATAGCTTCTAAATTAGCATTGTACCCTAAAATTAGAGAAATTTTGTTAACAAAGCAGAGATCGTTTCGTTTGTTTCCAGGTCTTGTAGCAGAAGGACGTGATATGGGAACAATAGTATTTCCTGATGCAAAACTCAAGTTTTTTTTAGATGCTAGTTTAAATATACGTGTGAATAGAAGATTATTAGAATTAAATAAAAATGGTAATTGCATAAATTTTAAAAAGTTATTTATTAAAATGAATAATCGTGATAAACAAGATCAAAATCGTTTAATTTCTCCTTTATGCATACCAAAAAATGCTATAATATTAAATTCTACTTATATGAATCTATCACAAGTTGTTACAATCTTTATGCAATACATTGTTAAACATATAAAAATATAA
- the tpiA gene encoding triose-phosphate isomerase encodes MKTKIIVANWKLNGSIEMVSNYLNYLKNNLLNEFKNNIIIISPPAIYLERMYEDLRHLNIFLAAQNVDINLKGAFTGEISILMLKDIGIRYIIIGHSERRLFHNEKNDYIAKKFDLIKNHNTIPILCIGETEVEKKNGQTKKVIEEQLNSIFRISGPSAFRNTVIAYEPIWAIGTGIASDPEYVQTIHKFIKCYIQKHDIMSKNIIIQYGGSVNSSNAKDFVNQPDIDGLLIGSASLNAKNFLKIIDTSLNID; translated from the coding sequence ATGAAAACAAAAATAATTGTAGCAAATTGGAAATTAAATGGAAGTATTGAGATGGTTTCTAATTATTTAAATTATTTAAAAAATAATTTACTAAACGAATTTAAAAACAATATTATTATAATTTCACCTCCTGCTATATATTTAGAAAGAATGTACGAAGATTTAAGACATTTGAACATTTTTCTTGCAGCGCAAAATGTAGATATTAACTTAAAGGGAGCATTTACTGGTGAAATTTCTATTTTAATGTTAAAAGATATAGGTATAAGATATATCATTATTGGACATTCTGAAAGACGTTTGTTTCATAATGAAAAAAATGATTATATAGCAAAAAAGTTTGATTTAATTAAAAATCATAATACAATACCAATTTTATGTATAGGAGAAACTGAAGTAGAAAAAAAGAATGGACAAACAAAAAAAGTTATTGAAGAACAATTGAATTCTATATTTAGAATTTCAGGTCCATCAGCATTTAGAAATACAGTGATTGCATATGAGCCTATTTGGGCAATTGGAACAGGTATAGCTTCTGACCCAGAATATGTGCAAACAATACATAAATTTATAAAATGTTATATTCAAAAACATGATATAATGAGTAAAAATATCATAATTCAATATGGTGGTTCTGTTAATTCTTCAAATGCAAAAGATTTCGTTAACCAACCAGATATAGATGGTTTACTAATTGGAAGTGCTTCTTTAAATGCTAAAAATTTTTTAAAAATCATAGATACTTCATTGAATATTGATTAA
- the aroA gene encoding 3-phosphoshikimate 1-carboxyvinyltransferase has product MQDSFYLKPISYINGTITLPGSKSISNRVLLLASMAKGTTYLSNLLSSHDTQYMLDALKTLGINYYLSDNKKKCCIEGIGQPFKLSKPITLFLGNAGTAMRPLLAALSLYKNDIVLSGDKRMQERPIQHLVEALEQGGAYIEYKNNQGYPPIRIKGGFMGGEIMLNGNISSQFLTSLLISSPLASKDTTIFIKGTLVSKPYVDITLKLIKSFAVNIKHDSYKIFYIKGQQQYKTPGNYTIEGDASSASYFLAASAIKGGSVKVIGIGKNSIQGDIEFANILQKMGAIIEWGNDFIICTRNKLNAIDLDMNHIPDAAMTIAIVALFSTGTTIIRNIYNWRVKETDRLSAMTIELRKIGAIVEEGKDFLSITPPIAFKYSDIDTYNDHRMAMCFSLICLSGTSVNIMNPSCTSKTFPSYFEDFLSISRFY; this is encoded by the coding sequence ATGCAAGATTCTTTTTATTTAAAACCAATATCTTATATTAATGGAACTATTACTTTACCAGGTTCAAAAAGTATTTCTAATAGAGTTTTATTACTTGCATCAATGGCTAAAGGAACTACTTATTTAAGTAATTTACTCAGCAGTCATGATACTCAATATATGTTAGATGCATTAAAAACACTAGGAATTAATTATTATTTATCTGATAATAAAAAAAAATGTTGTATTGAAGGTATTGGTCAACCTTTTAAACTATCAAAACCTATTACATTGTTTTTAGGAAACGCAGGAACTGCTATGCGACCACTTTTAGCCGCTTTATCTTTATATAAAAATGATATTGTATTAAGTGGAGATAAAAGAATGCAGGAAAGACCAATACAACATCTTGTTGAAGCTTTAGAGCAAGGAGGAGCTTATATAGAATATAAAAATAATCAAGGATATCCTCCAATACGTATTAAAGGTGGATTTATGGGAGGTGAAATTATGTTAAATGGAAATATTTCTAGTCAATTTTTAACATCATTATTAATTAGTTCCCCACTTGCTTCAAAAGATACTACTATTTTTATAAAAGGAACATTAGTTTCTAAACCTTATGTAGACATTACACTTAAATTAATTAAATCTTTCGCAGTGAATATTAAACATGATTCTTATAAAATATTTTATATAAAAGGTCAACAACAATATAAAACACCAGGAAATTATACTATTGAAGGAGATGCTTCATCAGCATCGTACTTTTTAGCAGCCTCTGCAATTAAAGGTGGTTCTGTGAAAGTTATAGGTATTGGAAAAAATAGTATTCAAGGTGATATAGAATTTGCAAATATTCTTCAAAAAATGGGAGCAATTATCGAATGGGGTAATGATTTTATTATTTGCACTCGTAATAAATTAAACGCTATTGATTTAGATATGAATCATATTCCTGATGCTGCAATGACTATTGCAATAGTGGCTCTTTTTTCCACTGGTACTACTATTATTAGAAATATATATAATTGGAGAGTAAAGGAAACTGATCGTTTATCTGCAATGACTATAGAGCTAAGAAAGATTGGAGCGATAGTTGAAGAAGGAAAAGATTTTCTATCAATTACTCCTCCTATTGCTTTTAAATATTCTGATATTGATACTTATAATGATCATCGTATGGCTATGTGTTTTTCATTAATATGTTTATCGGGAACAAGTGTAAATATAATGAATCCTAGTTGTACTTCAAAAACTTTTCCATCTTATTTTGAAGATTTTTTATCTATCAGTAGATTTTATTAA
- the serC gene encoding 3-phosphoserine/phosphohydroxythreonine transaminase: MNNRVYNFSAGPSMIPKDVLCTAKKELTNWKKLGSSVMEISHRSKEFMAVASEAEQDLRELLNIPDDYKVLFCQGGARGQFSAVPMNLLDTTQKVDYINSGYWSNCAFIEAKKYCIPNSILIKQNINEKISLLPMSQWRINKNSSYIHYCPNETMDGLSIYEEPIFNNKIIIGDFSSYILSRPINVKNYDLIYAGAQKNIGPAGITIVIIKEKLINNSSRKSPSILDYKVISEHNSMFNTPPTFAWYLSGLVFKWLKKLGGLKKIEKINKKKSDLLYKKINSSDFYINNIDDKNRSQMNVIFHLAEPKLNECFLKESSKIGLTALRGHRIKGGMRASIYNSMPLEGVISLVEFMSYFENQYA; this comes from the coding sequence ATGAATAATAGAGTCTATAATTTTAGTGCTGGCCCGTCTATGATCCCGAAAGATGTTCTTTGTACAGCTAAAAAAGAACTTACAAATTGGAAAAAGTTAGGTTCTTCTGTTATGGAAATAAGTCATCGTAGTAAAGAATTTATGGCAGTTGCTTCAGAAGCCGAACAAGATTTAAGAGAATTATTAAATATACCTGATGATTATAAAGTTTTATTTTGTCAAGGTGGAGCTAGGGGACAATTTTCTGCCGTTCCAATGAATTTATTAGATACTACACAGAAAGTAGATTATATTAATAGTGGCTATTGGTCGAATTGCGCTTTTATTGAAGCTAAGAAATATTGTATCCCTAATTCTATACTTATTAAACAAAACATAAATGAAAAAATTTCTCTTTTACCAATGTCTCAATGGAGAATTAACAAAAATTCATCATATATTCATTATTGTCCTAATGAAACAATGGATGGATTATCTATTTATGAAGAACCTATTTTTAATAATAAAATTATAATTGGAGATTTTTCATCTTATATTCTATCTCGTCCAATTAATGTTAAAAATTATGATTTAATTTATGCAGGTGCCCAAAAAAACATTGGACCTGCAGGTATAACAATAGTAATTATTAAAGAAAAATTAATAAATAATTCTTCTAGAAAATCACCATCTATTTTAGATTATAAAGTCATATCAGAACATAATTCCATGTTTAATACTCCACCTACCTTTGCTTGGTATTTATCAGGATTAGTTTTTAAGTGGTTAAAAAAACTAGGAGGTTTAAAAAAAATAGAAAAAATAAATAAAAAAAAATCAGACTTATTATATAAAAAAATTAATTCTAGTGATTTTTATATTAACAATATAGACGATAAGAATAGATCTCAAATGAATGTTATATTTCATTTAGCAGAACCGAAATTAAATGAGTGTTTTTTAAAAGAATCTTCTAAAATCGGTTTAACTGCTTTAAGAGGACATCGTATAAAAGGTGGAATGCGTGCATCTATTTATAATTCTATGCCATTAGAAGGTGTTATATCATTAGTTGAATTTATGTCATATTTTGAAAATCAATATGCGTAA
- the ihfB gene encoding integration host factor subunit beta has product MTKSELFERISKKKIYISNKIIRRAIKEILEHMTISLAQGKRIEIRGFGTFSLHYRCSRLGRNPKTGKIVKLNEKYIPYFKPGKKLRNKANIYK; this is encoded by the coding sequence ATGACGAAGTCAGAATTATTTGAAAGAATTTCTAAAAAAAAAATTTATATTTCAAATAAGATTATAAGACGTGCCATAAAAGAAATATTAGAACATATGACAATATCTTTAGCACAAGGAAAAAGAATTGAAATTAGAGGTTTTGGTACTTTTTCTTTACATTATCGTTGTTCTCGTTTAGGTAGAAACCCTAAAACTGGGAAAATAGTAAAATTAAATGAAAAATATATACCTTATTTTAAGCCAGGTAAAAAATTACGTAACAAAGCGAATATATATAAATAA
- the sucB gene encoding dihydrolipoyllysine-residue succinyltransferase has protein sequence MKKINVLVPDLPESVNDATIVKWHKKIGDVVNSDDNIVDIETDKVMLEISSPCNGKLNLILEEEGKIVKSKQIIGEIKQYDFVKNETSNNLVIETKNSLLEAKKMTSKNEISEIFFKERKKYFTPSIRRLIRINKKNNISSEYIKNETKPNKLNNIEEIQKKCDQIILQKQNVNEEENNLFEKRVKISRLRQKIAERLLYSKNNTAMLTTFNEVNMKPIILLRKKYGEIFEKKYGIRIGFMSFFVKAVVEALKQFPEINASIDGKDIIYYKHCNISIAIATPRGLITPVLRNAEIMTIPEIEKKIKEFSIKGCQNKIKISELTGGNFTITNGGVFGSLMSTPIINPPQTAILGMHKIQDRTMVVNGKIKILPMMYLALSYDHCLIDGKESVGFLMTVKNIIEDVNRILINI, from the coding sequence ATGAAGAAAATAAATGTTCTTGTTCCAGATTTACCAGAATCAGTTAATGATGCAACAATTGTAAAATGGCATAAAAAAATAGGAGATGTAGTTAATTCTGATGATAACATAGTAGATATTGAAACAGATAAAGTAATGTTAGAAATATCATCACCTTGTAATGGAAAATTAAATTTAATTTTAGAAGAAGAAGGAAAAATAGTAAAATCTAAACAAATTATTGGCGAGATAAAACAATACGATTTTGTTAAAAATGAAACATCTAACAATCTTGTTATAGAAACAAAAAATAGTTTGTTAGAAGCAAAAAAAATGACTTCTAAAAACGAAATATCAGAAATTTTTTTTAAAGAAAGAAAAAAATATTTTACACCGTCTATAAGACGATTGATAAGAATCAATAAAAAAAATAATATTTCTTCTGAATATATTAAGAATGAAACTAAACCAAATAAATTAAACAATATAGAAGAAATTCAAAAAAAATGTGATCAAATAATATTACAGAAACAAAATGTAAATGAAGAAGAAAATAATCTATTTGAAAAACGAGTAAAAATAAGTCGATTACGACAAAAAATTGCTGAAAGATTATTATATAGTAAAAATAATACAGCAATGTTAACAACATTCAATGAAGTAAATATGAAACCAATAATACTTTTACGTAAAAAATATGGCGAAATTTTTGAAAAAAAATATGGTATTCGAATTGGTTTTATGTCTTTTTTTGTAAAAGCAGTAGTTGAAGCATTAAAACAATTTCCAGAAATAAATGCATCAATAGATGGAAAAGATATCATTTATTATAAACATTGTAATATTAGTATAGCTATAGCTACGCCAAGAGGATTAATAACACCAGTATTAAGAAATGCAGAAATTATGACAATACCAGAAATAGAAAAAAAAATAAAAGAATTTTCTATAAAAGGATGCCAAAATAAAATTAAAATAAGCGAATTAACAGGAGGTAATTTTACAATTACTAACGGTGGTGTTTTCGGTTCACTAATGTCTACACCTATTATTAATCCTCCGCAAACAGCTATATTAGGAATGCATAAAATTCAAGATAGGACTATGGTAGTTAATGGAAAAATTAAAATTCTGCCAATGATGTATTTAGCTTTATCTTATGATCATTGTTTAATAGATGGAAAAGAATCAGTAGGTTTTTTAATGACTGTAAAAAATATAATAGAAGATGTTAATCGTATTTTAATCAACATATAG